A region of Dioscorea cayenensis subsp. rotundata cultivar TDr96_F1 chromosome 5, TDr96_F1_v2_PseudoChromosome.rev07_lg8_w22 25.fasta, whole genome shotgun sequence DNA encodes the following proteins:
- the LOC120260138 gene encoding uncharacterized protein LOC120260138, protein MASGGQAPTAISQCAPTPSWAQIASKHTSTQDLSPLHNPSVLNKLKETTSDFIKLDADTLSRARLRFQHSLFGKFFGKPPSFEQVKLFLLKKWENFGEFLISDLPNGFLLIRCSSQTAMQHLLSDGPWTINGIILQLSPWKPYFEPSFTKLTTAAIWIQLHNLPIEFWSGDTLETITNHLGRLLKIDELTLSLTRTKYARVCLELDLSKPLCKGFTARDDSHRIFTIVLYERLPTFCYSCGVIGHGSNSCSRSPATGKATVSQPPRPSRGKEVRQEPYPSVAGLDAGPVPPSPVHASYAPVEKFAR, encoded by the coding sequence ATGGCAAGTGGGGGGCAAGCTCCCACCGCAATCTCCCAGTGCGCTCCCACTCCTTCTTGGGCCCAAATTGCCTCCAAACACACTTCAACCCAAGACCTCTCTCCACTCCATAATCCCTCAGTCCTTAACAAACTAAAGGAAACTACTTCCGATTTCATTAAACTTGATGCAGATACTCTGAGTCGTGCTCGCCTGCGTTTTCAGCATTCTTTGTTTGGGAAATTCTTCGGTAAGCCTCCCTCTTTCGAGCAAGTGAAGCTGTTTCTCTTGAAGAAGTGGGAAAACTTTGGTGAGTTTCTTATTTCGGACTTGCCTAACGGCTTTCTCCTCATCCGCTGCTCTTCTCAAACTGCTATGCAACATTTGCTTTCTGATGGTCCATGGACCATTAATGGCATCATCTTGCAGTTGTCTCCATGGAAACCGTACTTTGAACCAAGCTTTACTAAACTCACTACTGCGGCAATATGGATTCAACTCCATAATCTACCGATCGAGTTCTGGAGTGGTGACACTCTGGAAACCATTACTAATCATCTGGGCAGGCTGTTGAAAATCGATGAGCTTACACTATCACTTACTCGTACTAAATATGCTCGTGTTTGCCTTGAACTTGATTTATCCAAACCCCTGTGTAAGGGTTTTACGGCTCGCGATGACTCTCATCGGATCTTCACGATTGTTCTCTATGAGCGTCTACCGACCTTCTGTTACTCTTGTGGGGTGATTGGTCATGGTTCTAATTCCTGTAGTCGTTCTCCAGCCACTGGGAAGGCTACTGTCTCGCAGCCCCCTCGTCCTTCGCGAGGGAAGGAGGTCAGACAGGAGCCTTATCCTTCAGTGGCTGGGCTTGATGCTGGTCCTGTTCCTCCTTCCCCTGTTCATGCAAGTTATGCGCCTGTGGAAAAATTCGCTCGATGA